A single genomic interval of Oncorhynchus mykiss isolate Arlee chromosome 13, USDA_OmykA_1.1, whole genome shotgun sequence harbors:
- the LOC118938433 gene encoding zinc finger protein 239-like, translating into MKDEEGEITVTLEEDEEEKTGDLINTSKYIERRDYRGSSGEPQQHHDADEAEKSLSRSELLKKHQQRPTGTKSHCCSDCGKILNSSSNLKIHQRIHTGEKPYSCDQCGKSFTTSSNLTIHQRIHTGEKPYGCDQCGKSFTTSSYLTIHQSTHTGEKPYACDQCGKRFILLETLKSHQRIHSGEKPFGCYQCGTSFSHLSSLIGHQRGHTGEKPYSCDQCGKSFTTSSNLTIHQRTHTGEKPYGCDQCGKSFTTSSNLTIHQRTHTGEKPYGCDQCGKSFTTSSKLTIHQRTHTGEKYFSCDQCGKSFGQSGQLTVHQRTHTGQKPYSCDQCGKSFGQSGQLTVHQRTHTGQKPYSCDQCGKRYSSKRSLIKHQKIHEGVVS; encoded by the coding sequence TAGAGAGAcgtgactatcgtggatcctccgGGGAACCTCAGCAACAtcatgatgctgacgaggcagagaaaagtctctccagatcagaactcctcaagaaacaccagcagagacccaCAGGAACGAAatctcactgctgctctgactgtgggaaaatATTAAACTCTTCATCAAACCTTAAAATACATCAaagaattcacacaggagagaaaccttatagctgtgatcaatgtgggaagagttttactacatctagcaatctaactatacaccagagaatacacacaggagagaaaccttatggctgtgatcaatgtgggaagagttttactacatctagctatctaactatacaccagagtacacacacaggagagaaaccttacgcctgtgatcaatgtgggaagagatttattCTGCTAGAAACCCTgaaatcacaccagagaatacattctggagagaaaccttttgGCTGTTATCAATGTGGGACAAGTTTTTCTCACTTAAGCAGCCTGATAGGACACCAGCGGGgacacacaggagaaaaaccttatagctgtgatcaatgtggaaagagttttactacatctagcaatctaactatacaccagagaacacacacaggagagaaaccttatggctgtgatcaatgtgggaaaagttttactacatctagcaatctaactatacaccagagaacacacacaggagagaaaccttatggctgtgatcaatgtgggaagagttttactacatctagcaaactaactatacaccagagaacacacacaggagagaaatattttagctgtgatcaatgtgggaagagttttggtcaaTCTGGCCAACTGactgtacaccagagaacacacacaggacagaaaccttatagctgtgatcaatgtgggaagagttttggtcaaTCTGGCCAACTGactgtacaccagagaacacacacaggacagaaaccttatagctgtgatcaatgtgggaagagatactCTAGTAAAAGatctctgatcaaacatcagaaaatacatgaaggagttgtttcatga